A region of Scleropages formosus chromosome 2, fSclFor1.1, whole genome shotgun sequence DNA encodes the following proteins:
- the slc35b4 gene encoding UDP-xylose and UDP-N-acetylglucosamine transporter, with amino-acid sequence MNTIFAVCLVFFGCCSNVVFLELLVREFPGCGNIVTFAQFAFIALEGFVFEASFGRKKPAIPMRNYIIMVTMFFAVSVINNYALNFNIAMPLHMIFRSGSLIANLILGVIILKKRYTLTKYLSIVLVSVGIFICTIMSAKQVHSTGEEASEEQGFYPFLRWLLGIAMLTFALLMSARMGIFQETLYKQYGKHSKEALFYNHCLPLPGFLLLASDIYSHCALFSQTAPMEVPVIGIAIPEMWFYLLMNVITQYVCIRGVFILTTECASLTVTLVVTLRKFVSLIFSILYFHNPFTGWHWFGTAFVFLGTLLYTEVWSSIRTAMQGPKDAAKKAE; translated from the exons ATGAATACTATATTTGCAGTTTGCCTCGTTTTTTTCGGTTGTTGCAGCAACGTTGTTTTTTTGGAACTTTTAGTAAG GGAGTTCCCAGGATGTGGGAACATTGTCACCTTCGCACAGTTTGCCTTCATTGCCCTCGAAGGGTTTGTGTTTGAAGCCAGTTTTGGAAGGAAGAAACCAGCTATTCCTATGAG AAACTACATCATCATGGTAACAATGTTCTTCGCTGTCAGTGTGATCAATAACTACGCCCTCAACTTCAACATTGCAATGCCTTTGCATATGATCTTCCGCTCA GGCTCACTGATTGCAAATTTGATCTTGGGTGTGATCATCCTGAAGAAAAG GTACACATTGACTAAATACCTCTCCATAGTGCTGGTCTCTGTGGGGATCTTCATCTGCACAATCATGTCAGCAAAACAAGTG CACAGCACTGGTGAGGAGGCCTCCGAGGAGCAGGGTTTCTACCCCTTTCTGCGCTGGCTGCTTG GTATTGCCATGCTGACGTTTGCCTTGCTCATGTCCGCCAGAATGGGCATTTTCCAGGAAACTCTGTACAAACAGTACGGGAAGCACTCCAAAGAAGCTCTCTTCTACAAC cactGCCTGCCTCTCCCAGGGTTCCTGTTGCTCGCCTCTGACATCTACAGCCACTGTGCCCTCTTCAGCCAGACTG CTCCCATGGAGGTCCCGGTAATTGGGATCGCCATTCCTGAGATGTGGTTCTACTTGCTGATGAATGTCATCACTCA ATACGTTTGTATACGGGGCGTGTTCATCCTGACTACGGAGTGTGCATCGCTCACGGTGACCCTGGTAGTGACGCTGCGGAAGTTCGTCAGCCTCATCTTTTCCATTCTGTACTTCCATAACCCCTTCACGGGTTGGCACTGGTTTGGCACAGCTTTTGTGTTCCTGGGCACTCTCCTGTACACCGAGGTGTGGAGCAGCATCCGCACTGCCATGCAGGGGCCGAAGGATGCTGCCAAGAAGGCAGAGTGA